A region of uncultured Desulfobacter sp. DNA encodes the following proteins:
- a CDS encoding glycogen/starch/alpha-glucan phosphorylase, giving the protein MSYFDFSNFEISFTNYIKYILGKQPVYASKNDLLNAVSYAVGKYLTDISYDTQKRYQENDAKRLHYLSLEFLIGRLLSNNLLNLGIYKRCKRFLEKKGIDLDLLVEEERDPALGNGGLGRLAACFLDSLACLNMPGFGYGINYDYGLFKQVIVNGYQKEKPDYWPNRMSPWLIRRTEERYMVPIYGRVEGSVDRDGEYNPTWTNWSLLIGRPHDILVAGFEGRTVNYLRLFTAEASEDFDIDIFNDGDYFKAVGRKIKSETISKILYPSDSQEAGKELRLVQEYFLVACSLKDIIRKYEMTHDSFDDFHRKVAIQLNDTHPALAVAELMRILVDEKGIQWETAWETTKKTLGYTNHTLLPEALETWPVSILERVVPRHMQLIYEINLRFLEYLTVRDPDIKMENIAKMSIIQEGPVKQVRMANLAIIGSHSVNGVAKVHSDLVKTQLVPEFYRLWPERFNNKTNGVSPRRWIAACNRGLADFITEAIGRRWVGDLSRIWELETFENDPGFLDELGEIKLANKKALAALIRKKLFLTVDPQSIFDIHAKRIHEYKRQLLNVLHIIHLYLSIKEDGKNIEHPRTFIFSGKAAPGYHFAKLIIKLIHSVANVINKDPDIHDMIKVVFLPDYRVTLAEKIIPAADVSEQISTAGMEASGTGNMKFAMNGALTIGTLDGANIEIADQVGKENIYIFGLTVKEVEALRPTYEPKTFYDEDEDLKRVLKAIYSNMFCPDESGIFKSVFGQLMGNREHYLHLADFRSYVTTQQRIGTDYKDRTKWLSMSLKNIARTGMFSSDRAIQEYADGIWGINSYTD; this is encoded by the coding sequence ATGTCCTATTTTGATTTTTCAAATTTTGAGATCTCTTTTACCAATTACATTAAATACATTCTGGGCAAGCAACCGGTGTACGCCTCGAAGAATGATCTGTTGAACGCCGTCTCCTACGCTGTGGGAAAATACCTTACCGACATCAGTTATGATACCCAGAAACGGTACCAGGAAAATGATGCCAAACGCCTGCATTATCTGTCTCTTGAATTTCTCATCGGCAGGCTTTTAAGCAACAATCTTTTAAACTTAGGTATTTACAAGCGCTGTAAAAGATTTCTTGAAAAAAAGGGCATTGATCTTGATCTTCTGGTGGAGGAAGAACGGGACCCGGCCCTGGGTAACGGCGGCCTTGGGCGTCTGGCCGCCTGTTTTCTTGACTCTTTGGCCTGCCTGAATATGCCGGGATTCGGATACGGGATCAACTATGACTACGGCCTGTTCAAACAGGTGATCGTTAACGGATATCAGAAGGAAAAACCCGACTACTGGCCCAACCGCATGTCACCCTGGCTGATCCGCAGAACGGAAGAGCGGTACATGGTGCCCATTTACGGTCGGGTGGAGGGCAGCGTGGACAGGGACGGGGAGTATAATCCCACATGGACGAACTGGTCCCTGCTCATTGGCCGCCCCCATGATATCCTGGTTGCAGGTTTCGAAGGCCGTACCGTAAACTACCTGCGCCTGTTCACGGCTGAAGCGTCCGAAGATTTTGATATCGATATCTTCAATGACGGCGACTATTTCAAAGCTGTGGGCCGGAAAATCAAATCCGAAACAATTTCCAAAATCCTCTATCCTTCGGATTCCCAGGAGGCGGGAAAAGAACTTCGGCTGGTCCAGGAGTATTTCCTTGTGGCCTGTTCTTTAAAAGATATTATCCGCAAGTATGAAATGACCCATGACTCTTTTGATGATTTTCACAGGAAGGTGGCCATTCAACTCAACGATACCCATCCGGCCCTGGCCGTGGCCGAGCTGATGCGTATCCTGGTGGATGAAAAAGGCATTCAGTGGGAAACCGCCTGGGAAACCACAAAAAAAACTCTTGGATATACAAACCACACCCTGTTGCCCGAAGCCCTGGAAACCTGGCCGGTGAGCATTCTGGAACGGGTGGTTCCCCGGCATATGCAGCTGATTTATGAAATCAACCTGCGGTTTCTTGAATATTTAACCGTGCGTGATCCTGATATCAAAATGGAAAATATTGCAAAGATGTCCATCATCCAGGAAGGGCCTGTCAAGCAGGTGCGCATGGCCAATCTTGCCATCATCGGCAGCCATTCGGTAAACGGCGTGGCCAAGGTGCACTCCGATCTGGTTAAAACACAACTTGTTCCCGAATTTTACAGACTGTGGCCGGAAAGATTCAACAACAAGACCAACGGGGTCTCCCCCAGGCGATGGATCGCAGCCTGCAACCGCGGTCTTGCCGATTTTATCACCGAAGCCATCGGTCGTCGCTGGGTGGGGGATTTATCACGGATCTGGGAGCTGGAAACCTTTGAAAATGATCCGGGATTCCTGGACGAACTGGGTGAAATCAAACTGGCCAATAAAAAGGCTTTGGCCGCGTTAATCAGAAAAAAACTATTCCTGACCGTGGATCCCCAGTCCATTTTTGACATCCATGCCAAGCGGATACATGAATACAAGCGCCAGTTGCTCAATGTGCTTCATATCATCCACCTGTATCTGTCCATCAAGGAGGACGGCAAGAATATTGAACATCCCCGGACCTTTATTTTCTCCGGTAAGGCAGCCCCGGGGTACCATTTTGCCAAACTGATCATCAAGCTGATTCACTCTGTTGCCAATGTGATCAACAAAGACCCGGATATTCATGATATGATCAAGGTGGTCTTTCTGCCGGACTACCGGGTAACTTTGGCCGAAAAAATTATTCCGGCTGCAGACGTCAGCGAACAGATCTCCACCGCCGGCATGGAGGCGTCAGGCACCGGAAACATGAAATTTGCCATGAACGGTGCGTTGACCATCGGTACCCTGGACGGGGCCAATATAGAGATCGCAGATCAGGTGGGCAAGGAGAATATCTATATTTTTGGCCTTACCGTCAAGGAAGTGGAGGCCCTTCGCCCAACTTATGAGCCTAAAACCTTTTATGACGAGGATGAGGACCTGAAACGGGTTCTCAAGGCCATTTACTCAAACATGTTCTGCCCCGACGAATCCGGTATTTTCAAATCCGTTTTCGGCCAGCTCATGGGCAATCGGGAGCACTATCTTCACCTGGCGGATTTCAGATCCTATGTCACCACCCAGCAACGCATTGGAACCGATTATAAGGACCGGACCAAATGGCTCTCCATGTCGCTGAAAAACATTGCCCGCACCGGGATGTTCTCAAGTGACCGGGCTATCCAGGAGTATGCTGACGGTATATGGGGGATTAATTCCTATACGGATTAA
- a CDS encoding isoamylase early set domain-containing protein: MFTKQYLKTKDVCRVRFKVFKDVIGTAKTVNLVGDFNNWDEKAGTMKKLKNGDFSTVLDLEPDRSYQFRYLVDDTRWINDESADIYLPSPFPGQDNSVVTI, translated from the coding sequence ATGTTCACAAAACAATACCTTAAAACAAAAGATGTATGCAGGGTCAGATTTAAAGTCTTCAAAGACGTAATCGGAACAGCAAAGACCGTCAATCTGGTTGGTGATTTCAACAATTGGGATGAAAAGGCCGGGACCATGAAAAAGCTTAAAAACGGGGATTTTTCTACGGTGCTTGACCTTGAACCGGACCGCTCCTACCAGTTTCGCTACCTGGTGGATGATACCCGGTGGATCAACGATGAAAGCGCAGATATTTACCTGCCGTCTCCCTTCCCCGGGCAAGACAACTCGGTTGTTACTATTTAA
- a CDS encoding heavy metal translocating P-type ATPase, whose product MKYKLRQATPFRTRIQFPALRHRPACCSHIQKQLGSLSMFHLVEVRPASGSIVLVHPQAPLDLKGVIDFILSFKPVLDGMSDAQASAVVSPLHRSKTTDRSFHVSGHSIFLSGVYIGWIMLWRIFAPVPAVGTLATRLVSLPALLTVWLAMPIQRQAIENLKTTGRVDMSFISTGLLYVSLFTGNIMTALAVAWLYNLSGWMESRIREHTRKAVRQMLTGRQTHAWKLVDGVEVRVEAQTLMPGETIVLNHGNTVPVDGRVVKGTVLVNESAMTGESMPVVKTQDQTVLAGTLVEDGYAWVIVEKTGDQTRMAAIIRLIESAQTDIGQMGRTTLKISQYMVPISLALAGAAFFMTGSLFLAIATMMVTCPCALRLSTSTAVSVAMGQAAAQGILIKGGTHVETAGRVNTLVLDKTGTLTQSAARVFRVQNMDRRYKEETILKLAAAALGSLNHPLSRAVVLKARELGLGIPACEARKMVVGQGVEASVQTGTGIKTLLAGSKVFMEAMGLDVPETACSDLSETGCDTRSDSMIFLSLENHIIGCIHTTHALRPDADPDTMARLKDIGISRIVLLTGDTREGTRDLIGQLCFDGVHWGMSPEGKAQWIDRTKKEKPDAVIAMVGDGINDTPAFSRAHLSFAVGEAGEDLTLECADIVLQQGGLGKVAQSLDLGRHALAVIQESYALAIGLNSATLMLMLSGLISPFAGALIHNLITLGAVTNAARPLKSSHRLEKDRSQDGAILKNLAAE is encoded by the coding sequence ATGAAATATAAACTCAGGCAGGCAACACCGTTCAGAACCCGGATTCAGTTTCCGGCTCTTCGGCACCGGCCTGCCTGTTGTTCCCATATCCAAAAACAGCTTGGGTCACTGTCCATGTTTCACCTTGTGGAAGTCAGGCCGGCATCCGGATCAATTGTTCTGGTTCATCCCCAGGCCCCCTTGGACCTTAAGGGCGTCATCGATTTTATACTCTCTTTCAAGCCTGTCCTTGATGGGATGTCAGACGCCCAAGCTTCGGCGGTTGTTTCTCCCCTGCACAGATCAAAGACCACAGACAGGTCTTTCCATGTATCCGGCCACTCCATTTTCCTTTCCGGCGTTTACATCGGCTGGATCATGCTCTGGCGGATCTTTGCACCTGTTCCGGCCGTCGGTACCCTTGCGACCCGACTGGTCAGCCTGCCCGCCCTTCTAACGGTATGGCTGGCCATGCCCATCCAGCGCCAGGCCATTGAAAATTTAAAAACCACCGGTCGGGTGGACATGAGTTTTATCTCCACGGGCCTGCTTTATGTCTCTCTTTTCACCGGCAATATCATGACGGCCCTGGCAGTTGCCTGGCTGTACAACCTGTCGGGATGGATGGAATCCCGAATCCGGGAACATACCCGAAAAGCAGTAAGGCAGATGCTCACGGGACGGCAGACCCATGCCTGGAAACTTGTTGACGGCGTGGAAGTCCGTGTGGAGGCACAAACGCTGATGCCCGGGGAGACCATCGTCTTAAACCACGGCAATACGGTACCCGTGGATGGCCGGGTGGTCAAGGGCACAGTCCTGGTGAACGAATCGGCCATGACCGGGGAAAGCATGCCTGTTGTAAAAACCCAGGATCAGACTGTTCTGGCCGGCACCCTTGTGGAAGACGGTTACGCCTGGGTCATTGTTGAAAAGACCGGGGATCAGACCCGGATGGCTGCTATTATCCGGCTCATTGAGTCTGCCCAGACCGATATAGGGCAGATGGGCCGGACCACCCTGAAAATTTCCCAGTATATGGTTCCAATTTCACTGGCCCTTGCCGGAGCCGCCTTTTTCATGACTGGTTCCCTGTTTCTGGCCATTGCCACCATGATGGTGACCTGCCCCTGTGCGCTTCGTCTCTCAACATCCACCGCGGTATCCGTTGCCATGGGCCAGGCTGCGGCCCAGGGGATTTTAATCAAAGGCGGCACCCATGTGGAAACCGCAGGCCGGGTGAATACCCTGGTGCTGGACAAAACCGGCACATTGACACAAAGTGCGGCCCGGGTTTTCCGGGTGCAGAATATGGATCGGCGATACAAAGAAGAGACGATTTTAAAACTGGCTGCCGCCGCCCTTGGTTCCCTGAATCATCCCTTGAGCCGGGCTGTGGTTTTAAAAGCCCGGGAGCTTGGGCTCGGGATACCCGCATGTGAAGCCAGAAAAATGGTTGTGGGACAGGGCGTGGAAGCCAGCGTGCAAACCGGAACCGGCATAAAAACCCTTCTGGCGGGGTCAAAAGTTTTCATGGAGGCCATGGGGCTGGATGTGCCTGAAACGGCATGCTCTGACCTTTCCGAAACAGGCTGTGACACACGGTCGGATTCCATGATTTTTCTATCCCTTGAAAACCATATCATAGGCTGCATCCATACCACCCACGCCTTGCGTCCCGATGCCGATCCCGACACCATGGCACGCCTGAAAGATATTGGCATTTCCCGAATCGTGCTGCTCACCGGAGATACCCGGGAAGGCACCCGGGATCTTATCGGACAACTCTGCTTTGATGGGGTGCACTGGGGCATGTCACCCGAAGGCAAAGCCCAGTGGATTGACCGGACAAAAAAAGAAAAGCCCGATGCCGTGATCGCCATGGTGGGGGACGGAATAAACGATACGCCGGCATTTTCACGCGCCCATTTAAGCTTTGCCGTGGGGGAAGCCGGAGAGGACCTGACCCTTGAATGCGCTGACATTGTACTCCAGCAAGGCGGGCTTGGTAAGGTGGCCCAAAGTCTGGATTTAGGCAGACACGCCCTGGCCGTGATCCAGGAAAGTTACGCCCTGGCCATCGGACTGAACAGTGCGACCCTGATGCTGATGCTTTCGGGGCTGATTTCCCCCTTTGCCGGAGCATTGATTCACAATCTGATCACCCTGGGTGCGGTGACCAATGCGGCCAGGCCGTTAAAATCATCACATCGGCTCGAAAAAGACCGGTCTCAGGACGGGGCGATCTTAAAAAATTTGGCTGCCGAGTGA